Proteins from one Oscillatoria nigro-viridis PCC 7112 genomic window:
- a CDS encoding B12-binding domain-containing radical SAM protein, whose product MRVLLVYPLFPKTFWSYEKILELVDRKVLLPPLGLVTVAAILPQEWEFKLVDRNIRQITEAEWEWAELVILSAMIVQKADLLDIIREAKRRGKSVACGGPYPTSVPEEPQAAGIDYLILDEGEITLPMFVEAIGRGEKSGIYRSDGVKPDVTTTPVPRFDLLELDAYDSMSIQFSRGCPFQCEFCDIIVLYGRKPRTKTPQQLIAELDYLYNLGWRRGVFMVDDNFIGNKRSVKLLLKELKVWQEEHKFPFTFNTEASIDLAQDQELMNMMVACNFNAVFLGIETPDEESLQMTKKFQNTRNSLIESVELIAKSGLRVMAGFIIGFDGEKPGAGQRIVKFAEAAAIPSTTFGMLQALPHTALSHRLAKEGRLRDKSGNLNQTTLMNFIPTRPLEDIAREYVEAFCEVYDAEKYLDRTYRHFLMLGAPTANIPARIPSWIDLRALLTVVWRQGVKRKTRWKFWHHLFSILRRNPAVWDHYLTVCAHNEHFLEYRQIVRDEIEAQLAEFLANESQTVYQEPVAVEEKQVQAV is encoded by the coding sequence ATGCGAGTTCTCCTAGTTTATCCCCTGTTTCCGAAAACATTTTGGTCTTACGAGAAAATCCTAGAATTAGTCGATCGTAAAGTGCTGCTGCCACCGCTGGGTTTAGTAACGGTAGCAGCTATTTTACCCCAAGAATGGGAATTTAAGTTAGTCGATCGCAACATCAGACAAATCACCGAAGCAGAATGGGAATGGGCAGAGCTCGTTATTCTGTCCGCAATGATTGTCCAAAAAGCAGATTTGCTAGACATAATTCGCGAAGCAAAACGGCGCGGTAAATCCGTAGCTTGCGGCGGCCCCTACCCGACATCCGTACCCGAAGAACCTCAAGCAGCGGGCATAGATTACCTGATTCTCGACGAAGGCGAAATCACCTTACCGATGTTTGTCGAAGCAATAGGGCGCGGCGAAAAAAGCGGAATTTATCGATCGGACGGCGTAAAACCCGATGTTACCACAACCCCGGTGCCCCGCTTCGACTTGCTGGAATTAGACGCCTACGACTCGATGTCAATTCAATTTTCCAGGGGCTGTCCTTTCCAGTGCGAATTCTGCGATATCATCGTCCTCTACGGCCGCAAACCCCGCACCAAAACCCCCCAACAATTGATAGCAGAATTAGATTATCTCTACAACTTGGGCTGGCGGCGCGGCGTGTTCATGGTAGACGACAACTTTATCGGCAACAAACGCAGCGTCAAACTATTGCTAAAAGAATTAAAAGTCTGGCAAGAAGAACACAAATTCCCCTTTACTTTCAACACAGAAGCATCCATCGATTTAGCCCAAGACCAAGAATTGATGAATATGATGGTAGCGTGCAATTTTAATGCAGTGTTTCTAGGTATTGAAACTCCCGACGAAGAAAGCCTGCAAATGACGAAAAAATTCCAAAATACCCGAAATTCCCTGATAGAATCCGTAGAGTTAATTGCCAAATCAGGTTTGCGAGTAATGGCAGGATTTATCATCGGATTTGACGGCGAAAAACCCGGTGCCGGTCAGCGGATTGTCAAGTTTGCCGAAGCAGCAGCAATTCCGAGCACAACCTTTGGAATGCTGCAAGCTTTGCCGCACACGGCATTGTCCCACAGACTAGCAAAAGAAGGGCGGTTGCGCGACAAATCTGGCAACCTCAACCAGACTACTTTGATGAACTTTATCCCGACGCGGCCTCTCGAAGATATTGCCCGCGAATATGTCGAGGCATTCTGCGAAGTGTACGATGCTGAGAAATATTTAGACCGCACTTATCGCCATTTCTTAATGTTGGGTGCACCGACAGCAAATATACCTGCAAGAATTCCCAGTTGGATAGATTTGCGAGCACTGTTAACTGTGGTATGGCGTCAGGGAGTCAAGCGCAAAACTCGGTGGAAGTTCTGGCATCATTTGTTCAGCATTCTCAGACGCAATCCTGCGGTTTGGGATCATTATTTAACAGTATGTGCTCACAACGAGCATTTCCTCGAATACCGCCAGATTGTGCGGGATGAAATTGAAGCTCAATTGGCTGAGTTTTTGGCTAATGAGTCTCAAACTGTATATCAAGAACCTGTTGCTGTTGAGGAAAAGCAAGTGCAAGCGGTTTAG
- a CDS encoding glycosyltransferase family 4 protein translates to MTNNHLKVLFLSTSVGQLGSGLGGGVELTVLNIAKKLQSLGHKIAVVAPIGSVLESIPIIEITGELQVTAQTQDYYDPIVMPADSVLANMWEYARQVQDEWDVIVNFAYDWLPFYLTPFFRTPIAHLISMGSLSAALDRIAGQTAVQFPGTIGVHTASQAKTFAFAGECQLLGNGIDLSLYEFCDQPQSKLAWLGRIAPEKGLEDAVAAAKITGIPLKIMGKMQDEDYWQKICTDYPDAPVEYLGFLTTTQMQEQVRQCRALLMTPRWVEAFGNVAIEALACGVPVIAYERGGPAEIVRDGLTGFLVEPDSVNGLVGAIARLDQIDRSACRRQAEVEYSLEALGDRIERWFKSILKLS, encoded by the coding sequence ATGACTAATAACCATTTAAAAGTATTGTTCCTGTCAACTTCGGTCGGTCAACTAGGTTCGGGGTTGGGTGGCGGTGTCGAACTTACAGTCCTTAACATTGCTAAAAAATTGCAGAGTCTCGGTCATAAAATAGCAGTTGTAGCACCGATAGGTTCAGTATTAGAATCAATTCCAATAATCGAAATAACGGGCGAGTTGCAAGTAACCGCCCAAACACAAGATTACTACGATCCTATTGTGATGCCCGCAGATTCGGTGCTGGCGAATATGTGGGAATATGCTCGCCAAGTTCAGGATGAATGGGATGTCATTGTTAATTTTGCCTACGATTGGCTGCCGTTTTATTTGACACCATTTTTTAGGACTCCGATCGCACATTTGATCAGCATGGGTTCCCTTTCCGCAGCCCTCGATCGCATTGCCGGACAAACCGCCGTCCAGTTTCCTGGTACGATCGGAGTTCACACCGCTTCTCAAGCCAAAACATTCGCCTTTGCCGGTGAATGTCAGTTGTTGGGAAATGGCATAGATTTATCCCTGTACGAATTTTGCGACCAACCGCAGTCTAAATTAGCTTGGCTGGGCCGCATCGCCCCGGAAAAAGGCTTAGAAGATGCAGTAGCAGCAGCGAAAATTACAGGCATTCCCCTGAAAATTATGGGCAAAATGCAAGATGAGGATTATTGGCAAAAAATTTGTACAGATTACCCGGATGCTCCGGTAGAATATTTAGGGTTTTTGACAACAACCCAAATGCAAGAGCAAGTCCGTCAGTGCCGAGCATTGTTGATGACACCGCGTTGGGTGGAAGCTTTCGGAAATGTCGCGATCGAGGCTTTAGCGTGCGGTGTACCTGTGATTGCTTACGAGCGCGGGGGGCCGGCCGAAATTGTTCGAGACGGACTGACGGGCTTTTTAGTGGAGCCTGATAGTGTAAATGGCTTGGTAGGTGCGATCGCCCGCTTAGACCAAATTGACCGCAGCGCTTGCCGGCGACAAGCAGAGGTAGAATACTCTTTGGAAGCTTTGGGCGATCGTATTGAACGCTGGTTCAAATCTATTCTCAAATTGAGTTAA
- a CDS encoding HEAT repeat domain-containing protein has product MAHYRSSVCLFTCIACLGAAIGPSADGGQQVLNASYRAVSQEIARANSPPDDRQDSKPPKPSPAPDKNKSQPSKTSKSNSKLPKSVSNFIVILSRQRGFLMLGLAAVVVTAAAVFIMLKLVSSDESNYSKRRRGRFDRHNQRNSQFTNPDSPTNSHESRPQETSSGGQPLSALPYPFDLQKGHSIESSDRPLPFILESGEPESEDAGVEGDRINSDTSPLEAHSNGYSDTAFNIPETTNQTDSLANKKGIALPETDGRPKVDIIEALIEDLQQLNPAKRGKAIWELGQRGDSRAVEPLLDLLANSDSKQYSLVLASLSEIGIRTLKPMNNAWSISLQNENPEVRKNAIRDLTRIYELVNQISYLLHRATDDPDPEVQETARWAINQLNRIRPRSGMD; this is encoded by the coding sequence ATGGCGCATTACCGCTCCTCTGTATGTTTGTTCACCTGCATTGCCTGTCTGGGCGCTGCGATCGGTCCAAGTGCCGACGGAGGGCAACAGGTACTCAATGCCTCCTACCGGGCTGTTTCCCAAGAAATTGCTCGGGCGAACTCTCCCCCGGACGACCGCCAGGATTCCAAGCCTCCAAAACCGTCTCCAGCGCCGGATAAAAACAAATCTCAGCCGTCCAAAACGTCCAAATCTAATTCTAAGCTCCCGAAATCGGTATCCAATTTTATAGTCATTTTGTCTCGTCAGCGGGGGTTCTTAATGTTGGGTTTGGCAGCAGTTGTCGTCACGGCAGCAGCAGTATTTATCATGCTCAAATTAGTGAGCAGTGACGAGTCAAATTATTCTAAGCGAAGACGGGGAAGATTCGATCGTCACAACCAAAGAAACTCTCAATTCACTAATCCCGATTCTCCTACAAACTCGCACGAAAGTAGACCGCAAGAGACTTCTTCTGGGGGACAACCGCTGTCAGCCTTGCCCTACCCTTTTGATTTGCAAAAAGGCCACAGTATCGAGAGCAGCGATCGACCTTTACCGTTTATCCTGGAATCCGGGGAACCAGAATCCGAGGATGCAGGAGTCGAGGGCGATCGAATTAATTCCGACACCTCGCCCTTGGAAGCTCACAGCAATGGGTACAGCGACACAGCTTTCAACATTCCCGAAACAACTAATCAAACCGATTCCCTAGCGAACAAGAAAGGTATTGCCCTTCCCGAAACGGATGGTAGACCTAAAGTTGATATTATTGAAGCACTGATTGAAGATTTGCAGCAGCTAAATCCGGCAAAGAGGGGCAAAGCAATTTGGGAACTAGGCCAGCGGGGAGATTCCAGAGCAGTTGAGCCGTTGCTCGATTTGCTAGCAAATTCCGACTCCAAGCAGTACAGTTTAGTTTTGGCAAGTCTCTCGGAAATTGGCATTCGCACGCTTAAACCCATGAATAATGCGTGGTCAATTTCGCTGCAAAATGAAAATCCCGAAGTGCGTAAAAATGCAATTCGCGACTTGACGCGGATTTATGAATTGGTGAATCAAATCAGTTACTTGTTGCACCGCGCGACGGACGATCCAGATCCAGAAGTTCAGGAAACTGCTCGCTGGGCAATCAATCAGTTGAATCGCATCCGTCCGCGTTCTGGAATGGATTAA
- a CDS encoding M48 family metalloprotease, translating to MLGTNQLRTAALLGLLSGLLVLGSYYLIGNEQGLYIGLALAAFSSFSSWYYSDTAALMAYRAQPIARSEAPEIYDMVASLSEKAQIPVPKIFVVPTQSPNAFATGRDPEHATIAVTEGIINLLSREELEGVLAHELTHIRNRDTLTQAVAGTIAGAITFVGRILTFGALYGPVTRDSRQGANPFGLLFLIILAPLSATVIQLAISRTREFAADSGAVEITNNPIGLANALQKLEKMGHEIPMHGNPAMSPLLIVNPFSTKGLQSLFRTHPPTEDRIHRLLAIAQQQQQGTPVMAYINGV from the coding sequence ATGTTAGGAACAAATCAACTCAGAACAGCCGCTCTCTTAGGACTCCTAAGCGGTCTTCTCGTTTTAGGAAGTTATTATTTAATCGGCAACGAGCAAGGACTTTACATCGGTTTAGCGCTAGCCGCCTTCTCAAGTTTTAGCTCTTGGTACTATTCCGACACGGCAGCGTTAATGGCTTACCGCGCTCAGCCGATCGCCCGCAGCGAAGCACCCGAAATCTACGATATGGTAGCATCCCTGAGCGAAAAAGCCCAAATTCCGGTGCCGAAAATCTTTGTAGTTCCCACTCAATCTCCCAACGCATTCGCCACAGGAAGAGACCCGGAACACGCGACAATAGCAGTTACTGAAGGCATCATCAATCTGCTTTCCCGCGAAGAATTGGAAGGCGTTTTAGCACACGAACTGACGCACATCCGCAACCGCGACACCCTCACTCAAGCAGTTGCAGGGACAATTGCCGGTGCAATTACATTTGTCGGGCGAATTCTGACTTTTGGAGCGCTTTACGGCCCGGTAACGCGGGATAGCAGACAAGGCGCGAATCCCTTTGGTTTGCTGTTTTTAATCATTTTAGCACCGCTATCAGCAACCGTAATTCAATTGGCGATTTCTCGGACGAGGGAATTTGCAGCCGACAGCGGTGCGGTGGAAATTACCAATAACCCGATCGGTTTAGCAAACGCGCTGCAAAAATTAGAGAAAATGGGTCATGAAATTCCGATGCACGGCAATCCTGCGATGTCGCCGCTGCTGATTGTGAATCCTTTTTCGACTAAAGGTTTGCAGTCGCTTTTCCGCACTCACCCGCCGACAGAGGATCGGATTCACCGCCTTTTGGCGATCGCGCAGCAGCAGCAGCAAGGTACTCCAGTTATGGCTTACATCAACGGAGTTTGA
- a CDS encoding NAD-dependent epimerase/dehydratase family protein — MNAKKIFITGASGCIGHYMAETLIQETNHELYLLVRNPEKLKFDWKARPGIHIIQGDMRDIDRHAELLQTINVAILAATAWGGTQEVFDVNVTKTLRLIQLLSPQTCQQVIYFSTASILGRDNNLLKEAGELGTDYIRTKYNCMVLLSALTNLPPITALYPTLVLGGDAEKPVSHLSSGLPLVAKWIGLIRWFQADGSFHFIHGADIAKVVNYLVQHPQASEEPRHFVLGNPAITANEVVEQACTYLNKKIFFRITLSPWLADFFIWLFRIQVAAWDRFCISYRHFTYQNLVNPESIGMPSYCGTVADMLRTSGIPGKDSK, encoded by the coding sequence ATGAACGCCAAAAAAATTTTCATAACGGGTGCAAGTGGCTGTATCGGTCACTACATGGCCGAAACTTTGATTCAAGAAACCAACCACGAACTTTACCTCTTAGTTCGCAACCCCGAAAAATTAAAATTTGACTGGAAAGCCCGCCCCGGCATCCATATAATACAAGGCGATATGCGAGATATCGATCGACACGCCGAACTTTTGCAAACAATTAATGTCGCAATTTTAGCTGCCACTGCTTGGGGAGGAACTCAAGAAGTGTTTGACGTTAACGTCACCAAAACTCTCCGGCTAATTCAACTACTTTCGCCACAGACTTGCCAGCAAGTAATTTATTTTTCAACGGCCAGCATTCTCGGTCGAGACAACAATTTGCTCAAAGAAGCCGGGGAACTGGGAACAGATTATATTCGGACAAAATACAACTGCATGGTGCTTTTGTCAGCCTTGACAAATCTGCCTCCGATTACGGCACTTTACCCGACATTAGTATTGGGAGGAGACGCCGAAAAACCAGTCTCTCACTTGTCATCTGGCCTGCCACTTGTCGCAAAATGGATTGGTTTGATTCGCTGGTTTCAGGCAGATGGCAGTTTTCACTTCATCCACGGCGCAGATATTGCTAAAGTAGTTAATTATTTAGTTCAACATCCGCAGGCTTCCGAGGAACCGCGACATTTTGTACTAGGAAATCCGGCGATTACAGCTAACGAAGTGGTAGAACAAGCTTGCACGTATTTGAATAAAAAGATATTTTTTCGGATTACTCTGTCACCTTGGCTGGCCGATTTCTTTATTTGGCTGTTCCGAATTCAGGTGGCTGCTTGGGATAGATTTTGCATCAGCTACCGCCATTTTACCTATCAAAATCTTGTGAATCCCGAAAGCATAGGAATGCCGAGTTACTGCGGCACAGTTGCCGATATGTTAAGAACTAGCGGGATTCCCGGCAAAGATTCAAAGTAG
- a CDS encoding NB-ARC domain-containing protein, with amino-acid sequence MNLKEMVKLADDMVFAKTGKHLNDLQEKILRGTWQHEDYNEIAKDVNLSEARVREVGMELWQSLSQELGEKVSKSNFRSAMERLQISISSKYFLPQDSVQIGCINYCEKAKHLTNTPNSTESKEQTSNPQQTQTLHQDLSEMPELGTFYDRTLELDTLTTWILQQHSRLIALTGISGIGKTTLAVQLVQQIKDEFECVIWCSIDASYTPDEFEHKLIQFLLQSEKLDSPATNPKRLPLIKYLQKDRCLIVLDDVHNLFCSGESAGKYKPEYEEYRSLFKQIEKLSHQSCLMLIGWEQPREVTQVKNQNTSIRTLQLKGLDTAAGREILRDYGLEEIDNSEALIHRYQGNPLWLKSVATLIKELGISATELLLDDSILLPEDLKDVLQQQYDRTSELEKQVMSLLARENQPVNLANLLGKRQISSSDLLNALQSLSRRCLIEKQESLYTLPPVLRQYIKGL; translated from the coding sequence ATGAACCTTAAGGAAATGGTAAAACTCGCAGACGATATGGTGTTTGCCAAAACAGGTAAGCATCTCAATGACTTACAAGAGAAAATCCTGCGCGGGACATGGCAACATGAGGATTACAACGAGATTGCCAAGGACGTTAACCTCTCTGAGGCTCGTGTTAGAGAGGTAGGAATGGAATTATGGCAAAGCCTTTCACAAGAGTTGGGAGAAAAAGTTAGTAAATCGAATTTTCGCTCCGCAATGGAGAGGCTGCAAATCTCGATATCTTCAAAATATTTTTTACCACAAGACTCTGTTCAAATAGGTTGCATTAATTATTGTGAAAAAGCAAAACACCTTACCAATACACCAAATTCAACCGAATCAAAAGAACAAACATCTAACCCACAACAAACTCAAACTCTACATCAAGATTTAAGCGAAATGCCGGAGTTAGGCACTTTCTACGATCGCACTCTCGAACTCGACACCCTCACCACATGGATTTTACAACAACACAGCCGCCTGATCGCGCTCACTGGCATCAGCGGTATCGGCAAAACCACCTTAGCAGTGCAACTCGTACAACAAATAAAAGATGAATTTGAATGCGTCATTTGGTGCAGCATCGACGCCTCCTACACCCCAGATGAATTTGAACATAAACTAATACAATTTTTATTGCAGTCAGAAAAGCTAGATTCACCTGCAACTAACCCGAAACGCTTACCGCTAATTAAGTATTTGCAAAAGGATCGCTGTTTAATAGTCTTGGATGACGTTCATAACCTTTTCTGTAGTGGCGAATCAGCAGGAAAGTATAAACCAGAGTATGAAGAATATCGCTCTTTATTCAAACAGATAGAAAAATTATCCCATCAAAGTTGCTTGATGTTAATCGGTTGGGAACAACCGAGAGAAGTGACTCAAGTTAAAAACCAAAATACTTCTATTCGTACCTTACAACTCAAAGGTTTAGACACCGCAGCCGGACGGGAAATACTCAGAGATTATGGGTTAGAAGAAATCGACAACAGTGAAGCACTCATTCACCGCTACCAAGGCAACCCCCTATGGTTGAAAAGCGTGGCGACTCTGATTAAAGAGTTGGGAATCAGCGCGACAGAATTATTACTAGATGATAGCATATTGTTGCCGGAAGATTTGAAAGATGTTTTACAGCAGCAGTACGATCGCACTTCCGAACTAGAAAAACAAGTTATGTCTTTGTTGGCTAGGGAAAACCAGCCAGTCAACCTAGCAAACTTGCTAGGAAAAAGACAAATATCATCATCAGATTTACTCAACGCGCTCCAATCTTTATCACGGCGCTGCTTGATAGAAAAACAGGAAAGTCTTTACACTCTTCCCCCTGTATTGAGGCAGTATATCAAAGGGTTGTAA
- a CDS encoding type II toxin-antitoxin system VapC family toxin — protein sequence MQFVLDCSVAISWCLVDEDNDYANAILAIMPDCEAFVPGIWSLEVANTLLVAERRNRMTSEQSEMAIALLQSLLIQVDEATNSNALSSTLVLGRQEGLAAYDAAYLELAVRLKLPIATLDNRLADAATRCGVALVVID from the coding sequence ATGCAGTTTGTATTAGATTGTTCTGTAGCCATCAGTTGGTGCTTAGTGGATGAAGATAACGATTATGCCAATGCTATACTCGCGATTATGCCAGATTGCGAAGCATTTGTACCAGGAATTTGGTCGCTAGAAGTTGCTAATACTCTCCTGGTTGCCGAGCGACGAAACCGCATGACGAGTGAGCAATCTGAGATGGCTATTGCTTTGTTACAATCACTTTTAATTCAGGTTGATGAAGCTACGAATAGCAACGCACTCTCCTCAACTCTCGTACTAGGAAGACAAGAAGGTTTAGCTGCTTATGATGCAGCTTATTTAGAGTTAGCAGTACGATTGAAATTGCCGATCGCAACACTTGATAACCGCTTAGCGGATGCCGCAACTCGCTGCGGCGTGGCATTGGTAGTTATTGATTGA
- the hemE gene encoding uroporphyrinogen decarboxylase → MSALNEVPLLLRAARGETLDRPPVWMMRQAGRYMKAYRDLREKYPSFRERSEIPEVAIEVSLQPWRAFQPDGVILFSDIVTPMPGLGIDMDIAEGKGPIIHAPIRTQQQIDNLQPLNPEESLPFIKTILKSLREEVGNKSTVLGFVGAPWTLAAYAVEGKGSKDYAIIKNMAFSDPTLLHQLLSKFADAIAVYVRYQIDCGAQVVQMFDSWAGQLSPQDYDTFALPYQKQVFEQVKKTHPDTPLILLVTGSAGLLERMTTSGADIISVDWTVDMADARKRLGPNMNVQGNLDPGVLFGSQPFIRDRILDTIRKAGHRGHILNLGHGVLPGTPEDNVRFFFETAKQADKLLAVAA, encoded by the coding sequence ATGTCGGCATTAAATGAAGTTCCCTTGTTGTTGCGGGCAGCCCGCGGCGAAACCCTAGACCGCCCGCCCGTGTGGATGATGCGCCAAGCCGGTCGCTACATGAAAGCCTATCGAGATTTGCGAGAAAAGTATCCCTCATTTCGCGAACGTTCCGAAATTCCCGAAGTGGCGATCGAAGTTTCCCTTCAGCCGTGGCGCGCGTTTCAACCCGACGGCGTAATTCTGTTTTCCGATATTGTCACACCCATGCCGGGTTTGGGAATCGATATGGACATTGCCGAAGGCAAAGGCCCGATTATCCACGCACCCATTCGCACTCAGCAGCAAATCGACAACCTGCAACCGCTGAACCCGGAAGAAAGCTTGCCGTTTATCAAAACAATCCTGAAATCCCTGCGCGAAGAAGTCGGCAACAAATCCACCGTGCTCGGTTTTGTGGGCGCGCCGTGGACGCTGGCGGCCTATGCGGTTGAGGGCAAAGGTTCTAAGGATTATGCCATCATCAAAAACATGGCATTTTCCGATCCAACTTTACTGCATCAGTTGCTGTCGAAATTCGCCGATGCGATCGCCGTTTACGTGCGCTATCAAATCGACTGCGGCGCGCAAGTCGTGCAAATGTTCGACTCCTGGGCCGGCCAACTGTCCCCGCAAGACTACGACACCTTCGCTCTACCTTACCAGAAACAAGTATTCGAGCAAGTCAAAAAAACCCATCCCGACACCCCGCTAATTCTGTTAGTCACCGGTAGCGCCGGCCTCCTCGAACGCATGACAACATCCGGCGCGGATATAATCAGCGTCGATTGGACGGTTGATATGGCCGACGCGCGCAAGCGTTTGGGCCCGAATATGAACGTTCAAGGAAATCTCGATCCGGGCGTGTTGTTTGGTTCTCAACCGTTTATTCGCGATCGAATTCTTGATACAATTCGCAAAGCCGGTCATCGCGGACACATCCTCAACTTGGGACACGGCGTGTTACCGGGAACTCCCGAAGATAACGTGCGTTTCTTCTTTGAAACAGCAAAACAAGCCGACAAATTGCTTGCAGTTGCTGCTTGA
- a CDS encoding S66 peptidase family protein, whose translation MTNIKFLQPGDLLKVIAPSGTLRESTNFEKGVEIWKSRGYRLELTPGFDDRWGYLAGSDENRVRQLADALNDPDCRGILCVRGGFGSTRLLEKGKVGKPENSQFPTPDSHSPKWLIGFSDITALLWNHDKLGIWGVHGPMLTTLADEPDWSVDRLFDCIEGRPLPSLQGKGWGSSKATGRLFPANLTVASHLLGTPYQPDLTGVILAFEDVSEAPYRVDRMLTLWRMAGAFAGVRGIALGRFSRCEIDPSIPSFSIEEVLRDRLGDLNIPIVSDLPFGHDGVNAALPMGITACLDAESGLLICGGKSQL comes from the coding sequence ATGACTAACATAAAATTTCTGCAACCAGGAGATTTGCTCAAAGTAATTGCCCCTAGTGGCACTTTGCGAGAATCAACCAACTTTGAAAAGGGTGTAGAAATTTGGAAATCCCGCGGCTATCGACTTGAATTAACACCGGGTTTTGACGATCGCTGGGGCTATTTGGCAGGTTCCGACGAAAACCGCGTCCGACAGCTAGCAGATGCCCTCAATGACCCGGATTGTCGCGGTATTCTGTGTGTTCGAGGCGGTTTCGGCAGCACTAGACTTTTGGAAAAAGGAAAAGTGGGAAAGCCGGAAAACTCCCAATTTCCAACTCCAGATTCCCATTCGCCGAAATGGTTGATCGGCTTTTCAGATATTACTGCTTTGCTGTGGAATCACGACAAATTGGGGATTTGGGGCGTTCACGGGCCGATGCTGACAACTTTGGCGGATGAACCGGATTGGTCTGTCGATCGACTTTTTGACTGCATAGAAGGTCGTCCCTTACCATCTTTGCAAGGTAAAGGATGGGGCAGCTCAAAAGCCACCGGGCGGCTGTTTCCTGCGAATCTGACGGTTGCTTCTCATTTGCTCGGAACCCCGTATCAACCGGATTTGACCGGGGTTATTCTCGCATTTGAGGATGTTTCCGAGGCTCCTTACAGGGTCGATCGAATGCTGACTTTGTGGCGGATGGCGGGGGCCTTCGCTGGGGTGCGGGGCATTGCTTTGGGGCGCTTCAGTCGCTGCGAGATTGACCCGAGTATTCCCAGTTTTAGCATTGAAGAGGTTTTGCGCGATCGGCTGGGGGATTTGAATATTCCGATTGTCTCGGATTTGCCCTTCGGGCACGACGGCGTTAACGCTGCTTTACCTATGGGAATTACGGCTTGTCTCGATGCCGAATCGGGATTGCTGATTTGCGGCGGTAAATCGCAACTTTAG
- the map gene encoding type I methionyl aminopeptidase, whose product MGTERLVLLSSREIEKMRQAGRLAAELLLHLEPMVKPGVSTLEINDEAERWTLARGAKSAPLGYKGFPKSLCASVNEVVCHGIPNAKQILREGDIINIDVTPLVDGYHGDTSKTFFVGKPSPVAKKLVEVTEECLRRGIAEVKPGARTGDIGAAIQEYAEAQGFSVVRNFAGHGVHRVFHTEPEILHYGKRGTGKKLRQGMVFTIEPMINEGTWEVEILGDGWTAITKDGKLSAQFEHTLAVTDSGVEILTLP is encoded by the coding sequence ATGGGAACCGAACGTTTAGTGCTTTTATCCAGTAGAGAAATAGAAAAAATGCGCCAAGCCGGTCGCTTAGCTGCCGAACTTCTGCTGCATCTCGAACCGATGGTAAAACCGGGAGTAAGCACTTTAGAAATTAACGATGAAGCCGAACGCTGGACTTTGGCACGCGGAGCAAAAAGCGCTCCCCTAGGTTATAAAGGATTTCCAAAATCTCTGTGTGCAAGCGTCAATGAAGTTGTCTGTCACGGCATCCCGAATGCTAAACAAATTCTGAGAGAAGGCGACATTATTAATATTGATGTAACGCCTTTAGTAGATGGTTATCACGGCGATACTTCTAAAACTTTTTTTGTCGGGAAACCTTCGCCTGTAGCGAAAAAGTTAGTGGAAGTAACCGAGGAATGTCTCAGAAGAGGAATTGCGGAAGTCAAACCGGGTGCTCGTACCGGTGACATCGGTGCAGCGATTCAAGAATATGCTGAAGCACAGGGTTTTTCGGTAGTGCGAAATTTTGCGGGACACGGCGTTCACCGCGTTTTTCACACTGAACCGGAAATTCTGCACTACGGCAAGCGGGGCACGGGGAAAAAGCTCAGACAAGGCATGGTTTTTACGATCGAGCCCATGATTAATGAGGGTACTTGGGAAGTGGAAATTTTGGGCGACGGTTGGACTGCTATCACGAAAGATGGAAAGCTTTCGGCTCAATTTGAGCACACTCTGGCTGTAACTGATTCTGGGGTGGAAATTCTAACTTTACCTTAG